GTAAGAGCCTTCACCTTCATATAGTCTTATAGAAAAAAGCTTAACTTTAGTTTTTTCAAATTCCTTTTCGAGGTTTAAGAAAATATCCTTTGCCATATTCTCTACTGTTGGTTGGGGGTACAAATCATTCAAAAAACAATGATCCATCTTACTTACTATCTTTTCTGTGACTATTTTCTTTAAATCAAAAAGGTCCATGACCATCCCAGTTTTATCTAGAGTACCTTCCACTGTAACGATCAATTTGTACGTGTGACCATGTAGATTAGCACATGCACCATCGTAATCAACTAATTTGTGCGCTGCATCAAATTTGAATGTTTTACTTAATCTAAATTTCATGATAATCACATATAGAAAACTATACAATAAGAGACTAAGATTAATTTATAATGATTTCTCTTAATTTATATAATAACTCAGCTTTTACTTTCCTTCAACCCTTTTTCCACTTCTTTGTATATCCTCTTTAGTATTTCAGCCCTATTGTCTGAATTCAATATGCTTCTGCCAACTACAATAACAGATGAGCCATTAACAATTGCTTCTTCTGGAGTGCATATCCTTTTTTGGTCAGAAACTTTATCGTCTCTTAATCTTACCCCGGGAGTTACATATATCAGTTCTTTACAAAGATTTGGCCTAATAATATTAATATCATTGGGGGAGCAAACTATCCCGTCACACCCATTTTCTGATGCCATTTTTGCATATTGCACTAATGCATGGTCAAGAGGCTTGTCAATTAAAATATCTTTTAGAGATTTTTCATCATGGCTTGTAAGAACTGTTACGCCTAAAATATTTGGCCTGATATTTCCATAATATTTGACACCGCTATTTACACCCCTAACTGCCGCCCGGATCATCTCTTTTCCGCCCATCGAGTGAATTGTAAACATCCTGACTTTGTGCTTGACCAAAGCCTTTGAAGCGCCTTCTACTGTGTTTGGAATATCGTGAAATTTAAGATCCAAAAAAACATCCCTATCATAGCTTTGTGGGATTTTGATTGAAGAAGTTCCTTCAGAAACAAATAATTCCTTCCCGATTTTGTATACTCCAACATATTCACAACTCTCTTCAACTAATTCTTTGGCCAAATCTAAATTATCAACATCAAGCGCTAGGCATATCCTCTTCCGAACATCATCATCCATAATCATTAGCTTCGCCACTCCCTTGGATTCTTTCTCCACAGTTCAATTTCACTCTTGCTATTGCCAATCTTATCTGATTCATACTCAAGCAAGCCTTCAAGTGACAAAAGACTTTGAAAAGGAACATCTAGCTCTTGGAATAATTTTATAGATTCAGGAAATTGGTAAGAGAATATAGAACAGGCATTCAAAGATTTTGCAGAAGACTCTTTTAATAAATTGATCGCCCTTCCAAGGGATCCACCTGTTGAAACAACATCTTCTATAAC
This is a stretch of genomic DNA from Methanofastidiosum sp.. It encodes these proteins:
- the queD gene encoding 6-carboxytetrahydropterin synthase QueD, which translates into the protein MKFRLSKTFKFDAAHKLVDYDGACANLHGHTYKLIVTVEGTLDKTGMVMDLFDLKKIVTEKIVSKMDHCFLNDLYPQPTVENMAKDIFLNLEKEFEKTKVKLFSIRLYEGEGSYVEVFQ
- the pyrF gene encoding orotidine-5'-phosphate decarboxylase, which encodes MIMDDDVRKRICLALDVDNLDLAKELVEESCEYVGVYKIGKELFVSEGTSSIKIPQSYDRDVFLDLKFHDIPNTVEGASKALVKHKVRMFTIHSMGGKEMIRAAVRGVNSGVKYYGNIRPNILGVTVLTSHDEKSLKDILIDKPLDHALVQYAKMASENGCDGIVCSPNDINIIRPNLCKELIYVTPGVRLRDDKVSDQKRICTPEEAIVNGSSVIVVGRSILNSDNRAEILKRIYKEVEKGLKESKS
- a CDS encoding orotate phosphoribosyltransferase yields the protein SPIYCDTRRLISYPKERKKIISGFLEKIKDMEIESVIGVATGGISWGAWLSDKLDVPFGYARSSHKDYGKKQSIEGNIDFDKNILVIEDVVSTGGSLGRAINLLKESSAKSLNACSIFSYQFPESIKLFQELDVPFQSLLSLEGLLEYESDKIGNSKSEIELWRKNPREWRS